One Microlunatus soli genomic window carries:
- a CDS encoding sodium-translocating pyrophosphatase, whose protein sequence is MYFPTAQQVTLSSGNLTVVAIVAVIALIALAMALVFRRQVLAAGEGTESMRTIAQGVQEGAAAYLTRQFKTLGVFAVVAFLLLLLLPAHTDTGASQVLLRIGRSLAFIVGAFFSAMIGYLGMWLAVRANVRVAAAARDEGRDPAMKIAFRTGAHVGMSTVGLGLFGAALVVLIFRSDAPTILEGFGFGAAMLAMFMRVGGGIFTKAADVGADLVGKVEQNIPEDDPRNAATIADNVGDNVGDCAGMAADLFESYAVMLVASLILGKAAFGEAGLIFPLIVPAIGVITAIIGIFLTRPRAGESGLRTINRSFYISAVISAVLVAIAAFVYLPSSFADLGLAKGTFSGPIDDPRVVALLSVIVGIVLAVLILSLTGYYTDTENRPTKDVAKTSLTGAATVILSGMSLGLSSAVYTALVIAAAVFAAFLIGGTGIVALFCIALAGCGLLTTVGVIVAMDTFGPVSDNAQGIAEMSGDVDGDGAQILTELDAVGNTTKAITKGIAIATAVLAATALFGSYTDAIRGVLGDAYAKFTADAVVYAPQTLVGLIAGAAVVFLFSGLAISAVGRAAGAVVYEVRRQFREIAGIMEGTGKPEYGKVVDICTRDSLRELATPGLLAIMAPIAVGFGLGAPALAGYLAGAIAAGTLMAVFLANSGGAWDNAKKIVEDGYGGGKGSDAHEATIIGDTVGDPFKDTAGPAINPLIKVMNLVAVLIAPAVVAMSPISNSSNPLRFVIALIAFAVVVTVVVISTKRQVGIADENGGGNGGGSTPALAGEAPATSVETPERAPENTHGV, encoded by the coding sequence ATGTACTTTCCTACCGCACAACAAGTGACCTTGTCGTCGGGCAATCTCACCGTCGTCGCGATCGTCGCGGTGATCGCGCTGATCGCCCTGGCAATGGCTCTGGTCTTCCGTCGTCAGGTGCTCGCCGCCGGTGAAGGCACCGAGAGCATGCGCACCATCGCGCAGGGCGTCCAGGAGGGCGCCGCCGCCTACCTCACCCGCCAGTTCAAAACCCTCGGTGTGTTCGCTGTCGTCGCGTTCCTGCTGCTGCTGTTGCTGCCGGCGCACACCGACACCGGCGCGTCCCAGGTGCTGCTCCGGATCGGCCGCTCGCTGGCCTTCATCGTCGGCGCGTTCTTCTCCGCGATGATCGGCTACCTCGGGATGTGGCTCGCGGTCCGCGCCAACGTCCGGGTGGCGGCTGCCGCGCGGGACGAGGGCCGTGACCCGGCGATGAAGATCGCCTTCCGCACCGGCGCCCACGTCGGCATGTCGACCGTCGGGCTCGGGCTGTTCGGCGCTGCACTGGTCGTGTTGATCTTCCGCAGCGACGCCCCGACCATCCTCGAAGGCTTCGGCTTCGGCGCCGCCATGCTGGCCATGTTCATGCGTGTCGGCGGCGGCATCTTCACCAAGGCCGCCGACGTCGGCGCCGACCTGGTCGGCAAGGTCGAGCAGAACATTCCCGAGGACGACCCGCGCAACGCCGCGACCATCGCCGACAACGTCGGTGACAACGTCGGCGACTGCGCCGGGATGGCCGCCGACCTGTTCGAGTCCTATGCGGTGATGCTGGTCGCCTCGCTGATCCTGGGCAAGGCCGCCTTCGGCGAGGCCGGGCTGATCTTCCCGCTGATCGTCCCGGCGATCGGCGTGATCACCGCGATCATCGGCATCTTCCTGACTCGCCCGCGTGCGGGGGAGAGCGGGCTGCGGACGATCAACCGGTCGTTCTACATCTCCGCGGTCATCTCGGCGGTCCTGGTCGCGATCGCCGCCTTCGTCTACCTGCCGTCCAGTTTTGCCGATCTCGGCCTGGCCAAGGGCACCTTCAGCGGCCCGATCGACGATCCGCGGGTGGTCGCACTGCTGTCGGTAATCGTCGGCATCGTGCTGGCGGTGCTGATCCTGTCGCTGACCGGCTACTACACCGACACCGAGAACCGGCCGACCAAGGATGTCGCCAAGACCTCGCTGACCGGTGCGGCCACGGTGATCCTGTCCGGCATGTCGCTCGGCCTGTCCTCGGCGGTCTACACCGCGCTGGTGATCGCGGCCGCCGTGTTCGCCGCCTTCCTGATCGGCGGCACCGGCATCGTCGCGCTGTTCTGCATCGCGCTGGCCGGCTGTGGCCTGCTGACCACCGTCGGCGTGATCGTCGCGATGGACACCTTCGGTCCGGTCTCGGACAACGCGCAAGGCATCGCCGAGATGTCCGGCGACGTGGACGGTGACGGCGCTCAGATCCTCACCGAGCTGGACGCGGTCGGCAACACCACCAAGGCGATCACCAAGGGCATCGCGATCGCCACCGCCGTGCTCGCCGCGACCGCCCTGTTCGGCTCCTACACCGACGCGATCCGCGGCGTGCTGGGCGATGCCTACGCCAAGTTCACCGCCGACGCCGTGGTCTACGCACCGCAGACCCTGGTCGGTCTGATCGCCGGTGCGGCCGTGGTATTCCTGTTCTCCGGGCTGGCGATCAGCGCCGTCGGTCGGGCCGCCGGTGCGGTCGTCTACGAGGTACGCCGCCAGTTCCGCGAGATCGCCGGGATCATGGAAGGCACCGGCAAGCCCGAGTACGGCAAGGTCGTCGACATCTGCACCCGGGACTCGCTGCGTGAGCTGGCCACCCCGGGCCTGCTGGCGATCATGGCGCCGATCGCGGTCGGCTTCGGCCTGGGTGCCCCGGCCCTGGCCGGCTACTTGGCCGGTGCGATCGCGGCCGGCACCCTGATGGCGGTCTTCCTGGCCAACTCCGGCGGGGCCTGGGACAACGCGAAGAAGATCGTCGAGGACGGGTACGGCGGCGGCAAGGGCTCCGATGCCCATGAGGCCACCATCATCGGCGACACCGTCGGTGACCCGTTCAAGGACACCGCCGGCCCGGCCATCAACCCGTTGATCAAGGTGATGAACCTGGTCGCCGTGCTGATCGCCCCGGCCGTGGTCGCGATGTCGCCGATCAGCAACTCGTCCAACCCGCTGCGGTTCGTGATCGCCCTGATCGCCTTCGCTGTCGTGGTCACCGTCGTGGTGATCAGCACCAAGCGTCAGGTCGGCATCGCCGATGAGAACGGCGGCGGCAACGGCGGCGGGTCCACGCCGGCGTTGGCCGGTGAGGCTCCCGCTACCTCGGTCGAGACCCCTGAGCGGGCACCGGAGAACACCCACGGCGTCTGA